The nucleotide sequence GGATATCACAGCTATCAGAAAGATTGTTGGTCACTCAGAACTAAATATGATTATGGAATACTATGGTGATGGTTCACTGAATACTGAAGAGATGGGTAAAGCAGGTTGGGAAATGCCTAATCATACCGTAGTTGGCACCGTGACAGGCACTATGAAAATAGCTTAAATTGTTACATGACTTTACCAAACACTCAACTCTTAACGAGTAATATTCAAAATATTATCACTTAATTTGTGCAAACAAAAATACCTCATAACCCACAATAATATGGCAACACCAGACTTAAATAAGCTTCAGCAAATCTTGCAAAATGCAGAAGCTAATGATCAGCGTCTCAATGCTATTAAAAAAGCGTATAGCAAGGTAGAAGCTGCTATGAATGAGTTCTCTGCACTTCTAAGCGATGATTATCAACCTATTAAGAAGGAGCGCAAACCACGAGACCCAAACGCAAAGAAACCGGGAAGACCTCGCAAGCCTACCGCAGAATAACTTGACAAAAGCCCCTCTTATTATGATAAGAGGGGCTTTTTAATTTTGGCATATACTGCTGCTTTGATTTGTAACAGTGTTACTTCGGGCTTGTACCATATCGGTTTGCTCCTTCGTCGCTGGGTGCCAATGCCATCCACAGAAAGTAAAACGGAATTAGTTGATACACTCCACTATTGCCACGGTCATGGCACCTTTTAGTTGCTTGAGCTAGGTTCATCCACCAAACTGGTGCCAGAACAGCAAAGGCGACCATTGTACATGTTGCTATATCATTCGGATCTTGTGAGATTCTATACATAATGAATGCCGTTAAGCAAATAGATATTAGCATCGTGAGTAACATAGTAAGCCAGTATTCGGTACGACGTATTCTGCCTTTCAATGAGAAAGGAGTTGCGAACAACCTCTTCTTACCAGTATTATTGTCGACATCGTCGTCATCTACGTTCTCTAATGATTCCCTGAAACCATCAGGTAAGTCTGACTTATCGAGTACATAGACTTCATCATTATCAGCGAACAAACACTTGGTGCTAAACAATGATATATTCAGGTTAATACATATTTCTATTGTTGCTATGTCACTTTTGTGTTCGGAAAGGTCCACCTCAACTTCATTACGCTCACCATCAGTCAACTCTATATCAATTTGGGTCTCATTCTGCGTGATCTGCCGAAGAATTATTTCAACGTTTACATCGTCATAAGAGAATAAATACTTACACTCATTAGAACTTACTTCTTTATTCAAAAGCTCAAAATCTTCTCCCAGTGCAGGTAAATTTTCTACAGATATACGCG is from Hymenobacter yonginensis and encodes:
- a CDS encoding DUF805 domain-containing protein, whose amino-acid sequence is MLKVKSLRHKTDTSHALIVARISVENLPALGEDFELLNKEVSSNECKYLFSYDDVNVEIILRQITQNETQIDIELTDGERNEVEVDLSEHKSDIATIEICINLNISLFSTKCLFADNDEVYVLDKSDLPDGFRESLENVDDDDVDNNTGKKRLFATPFSLKGRIRRTEYWLTMLLTMLISICLTAFIMYRISQDPNDIATCTMVAFAVLAPVWWMNLAQATKRCHDRGNSGVYQLIPFYFLWMALAPSDEGANRYGTSPK